The Brassica oleracea var. oleracea cultivar TO1000 unplaced genomic scaffold, BOL UnpScaffold00629, whole genome shotgun sequence genome includes a window with the following:
- the LOC106319832 gene encoding adenylate isopentenyltransferase 5, chloroplastic-like, whose translation MKPCMTALRQAIPPLLNFKEISTGLNMVDVPFFRRKDKVVFVMGATGTGKSRLAIDLATRFPAEIINSDKIQVYKGLDIVTNKVTPEESLGVPHHLLGTAENTHDDFTAEDFQREAIRAVKSIVERDRVPIIAGGSNSYIEALVNNCVDFRLRYSCCFLWVDVDKPVLHSFVSKRVDKMVEMGLVDEVRRIFDPSSSDYSSGIRRAIGVPELDEFLRAELLNFPAETTEKLLETAIKKIKDSNCLLASRQYQKIQRLYKQWKWNMHRLDATEVFLRRGEEADDAWEYKVARPSALAVDRFLNYSEDHHYLEGADILIPEISVVPPLPAAVAAISR comes from the coding sequence ATGAAGCCATGCATGACGGCTCTAAGACAAGCGATTCCACCATTGTTGAACTTCAAAGAGATATCCACCGGATTGAACATGGTCGACGTTCCATTTTTCCGGCGAAAAGACAAGGTGGTTTTCGTCATGGGAGCCACCGGAACCGGCAAATCCCGTCTCGCCATCGACCTCGCCACTCGTTTTCCGGCGGAGATCATAAACTCCGACAAGATCCAAGTCTACAAAGGTCTCGACATCGTGACCAACAAAGTCACTCCGGAGGAAAGCCTCGGCGTCCCGCACCACCTCCTCGGCACCGCGGAGAACACTCACGACGATTTCACCGCGGAGGATTTCCAGCGGGAAGCAATCAGAGCGGTTAAATCAATAGTGGAGAGAGACCGTGTACCGATCATAGCCGGTGGTTCTAATTCTTACATAGAGGCTTTGGTCAACAACTGCGTTGACTTCCGGTTAAGGTACAGTTGTTGCTTCTTGTGGGTTGATGTCGATAAACCGGTTTTGCATTCGTTTGTCTCGAAGCGAGTCGATAAAATGGTTGAGATGGGACTCGTCGACGAGGTTCGCCGCATCTTCGATCCGTCGTCGTCGGATTACTCCTCCGGAATCCGAAGAGCGATCGGAGTTCCTGAGCTAGACGAGTTTCTCCGAGCTGAGCTTCTAAATTTTCCGGCTGAGACGACGGAGAAGCTTCTTGAGACGGCGATCAAGAAAATCAAGGATAGTAATTGTTTGCTTGCGTCTCGCCAGTATCAGAAGATTCAAAGGCTTTACAAGCAGTGGAAGTGGAACATGCACCGCCTAGACGCGACGGAGGTGTTTCTCCGGCGAGGAGAAGAAGCTGACGACGCTTGGGAGTACAAGGTGGCTCGCCCTAGCGCACTCGCCGTCGATCGGTTCCTTAATTACAGCGAAGATCACCATTATTTGGAAGGCGCTGATATACTCATACCGGAGATATCCGTCGTTCCGCCGCTTCCAGCCGCTGTGGCAGCGATTTCGCGGTGA